From one Desulfovibrio litoralis DSM 11393 genomic stretch:
- a CDS encoding glutaminyl-peptide cyclotransferase, translating to MLKKNNHNYKHLKKISSFSFIFIFYLQLLMAFLFFDYKQVFADPKSTSVLNQIVTAQKDTETPVFKAKVIGKLPKDARHFTQGYFFIGNKLYESTGLKGESALYHINAKTGTTVEYRCLREYFAEGGTELNGHIHLLTWQDKVRFIIDPKTLKIIETKPLSGEGWGICNADLDNTKPLLWYSDGSATLRLMKVHKNFDWEQIKQITVYDPKDKKPVDCLNELEFINGYIFANIWKSNKIAIIDPNNVGKDGFVPVMAWLDCQDLFKEQCNENKHNMYWNAESSVLNGIAWNKEKQKLFVTGKLWNKSYELSLPNLVLESVQ from the coding sequence ATGTTGAAAAAAAACAACCATAATTACAAACACTTGAAAAAGATTAGCTCATTTTCTTTTATTTTCATCTTTTACTTACAACTACTCATGGCGTTTTTATTCTTTGATTATAAACAAGTTTTTGCAGACCCCAAAAGCACCTCTGTTCTCAATCAAATTGTTACCGCCCAAAAAGATACTGAAACACCTGTCTTTAAAGCCAAGGTTATCGGAAAACTTCCCAAAGATGCGAGACATTTTACTCAAGGTTATTTTTTTATAGGCAACAAATTATATGAAAGCACGGGGCTTAAAGGTGAGTCGGCTTTATATCATATTAACGCCAAAACAGGTACAACAGTTGAATACCGCTGTTTAAGAGAATATTTTGCAGAAGGCGGAACAGAACTTAACGGACATATTCACCTTTTAACCTGGCAAGATAAAGTACGTTTTATTATAGACCCCAAAACCCTTAAAATAATTGAAACCAAACCGTTAAGCGGCGAAGGTTGGGGTATATGCAATGCAGATTTAGACAACACAAAACCATTGTTATGGTATAGCGACGGTTCAGCGACTTTAAGACTAATGAAAGTTCATAAAAACTTTGATTGGGAACAAATTAAACAAATTACCGTTTATGACCCCAAAGACAAAAAACCTGTTGATTGTTTGAATGAGCTGGAATTTATTAACGGTTATATTTTTGCAAATATCTGGAAAAGCAACAAAATCGCAATAATAGACCCCAATAACGTCGGTAAAGACGGTTTTGTACCCGTTATGGCTTGGCTTGATTGTCAAGACCTGTTTAAAGAACAATGTAATGAAAACAAACATAATATGTATTGGAACGCCGAGTCGTCGGTATTAAACGGAATCGCTTGGAATAAAGAAAAACAAAAACTTTTTGTTACGGGAAAACTCTGGAACAAAAGTTATGAGCTTAGCTTGCCCAACCTTGTGTTAGAGTCTGTGCAATAA
- a CDS encoding phenylacetate--CoA ligase family protein, producing the protein MTRKDRTEGIYSRREVLDESERKQYYLIQLKELLSYGYRYSEDVKKRFDRAQFNVEKFKQLSDLKHIPILKKKELIFLQSMGPRLGGLLTKDIGELKRIFLSPGPIFDPEDRHDDYWGYTEAFYSIGFRPGDVVQVTFNYHLSPAGLMFEEPLRNLNCAVMPAGPSNVATQLDVMQKLRVSGYVGTPSYLMHLAQKAEEKRLNLRKDLFLEVAFVTGEKFSEKMRSQLEKMFDMVIRQGYGTADVGCIGYECFQKNGLHISNRVYVEICDPDTGIPLKDGEVGEIIVTAFNKTYPLIRLATGDLSFIERAPCTCGRTSPRLGNIVGRVDTTARIKGIFVYPHQVEQILSKYEEIKRWQIEVTNPGGVDELTLCVEASTFKREDELLHTFREKIKLRPTLKVLAPGSLPVNSKPIEDKRIWD; encoded by the coding sequence ATGACCCGCAAAGATCGTACAGAAGGTATTTATAGTCGCCGTGAGGTATTAGACGAAAGTGAGCGTAAACAATACTATTTAATTCAGCTTAAGGAACTTTTGTCTTACGGCTATCGTTATTCTGAAGATGTAAAAAAGCGTTTTGATCGGGCTCAGTTTAATGTAGAAAAATTTAAACAGTTGTCAGACTTAAAACATATTCCTATTTTAAAGAAAAAAGAATTGATTTTTTTACAGTCGATGGGACCTCGCCTTGGGGGATTATTGACTAAGGATATAGGAGAGTTAAAACGTATTTTTCTTTCTCCCGGTCCTATTTTTGACCCTGAAGACAGACACGATGATTATTGGGGATATACCGAAGCTTTTTATTCTATCGGTTTTCGCCCCGGTGATGTTGTTCAAGTTACGTTTAACTACCACTTGTCTCCGGCTGGTTTAATGTTTGAAGAGCCACTACGCAACCTTAATTGTGCCGTTATGCCGGCAGGGCCGAGTAACGTGGCAACTCAGCTTGACGTAATGCAAAAACTCAGAGTCTCCGGCTATGTCGGAACTCCAAGTTATTTGATGCACTTAGCTCAAAAAGCCGAAGAAAAACGCCTTAATCTCAGAAAAGATTTATTTTTGGAAGTTGCTTTTGTTACCGGCGAAAAATTTTCTGAAAAAATGCGTTCTCAACTTGAAAAAATGTTTGATATGGTGATCCGCCAAGGTTACGGAACGGCTGATGTTGGTTGTATCGGCTATGAATGTTTCCAAAAAAACGGACTGCATATTTCTAACCGTGTTTACGTTGAAATTTGCGACCCTGATACCGGAATTCCGCTGAAAGACGGTGAAGTCGGCGAAATTATCGTTACTGCTTTCAATAAAACTTATCCTTTAATTCGTTTGGCGACGGGCGATCTTTCTTTTATAGAACGAGCTCCTTGTACTTGCGGACGCACTAGCCCAAGGCTTGGTAATATTGTCGGGCGTGTTGATACAACTGCAAGAATTAAAGGTATTTTTGTTTATCCACATCAGGTTGAACAAATCTTATCTAAATATGAAGAAATTAAACGTTGGCAAATTGAAGTTACTAACCCCGGTGGTGTTGATGAACTTACTTTATGTGTTGAAGCCAGCACCTTTAAACGTGAAGATGAATTGTTACATACTTTCCGTGAAAAAATTAAATTAAGACCTACTTTGAAAGTTTTGGCTCCGGGTTCTTTACCTGTAAATTCAAAACCTATTGAAGACAAGAGAATTTGGGATTAA
- the mqnC gene encoding cyclic dehypoxanthinyl futalosine synthase, which yields MSFLNETPSVLAIADKIQNNERLNYNDALTLYNEASLHLLGVLAHQIRMKKHPNNIVTYVADRNINYSNVCVCACRFCAFFRPPDHEQGYVLSKEELKEKIEETIALGGTQILMQGGHHPHLPLSFYEDMLSYIRNEFPSIHIHAFSPPEIYFFAQKEGIDTKEVIKRFIGAGLHSIPGGGAEILVDRVRKQVSPNKCPAQDWLNIMLEAHELGLKTTATMMFGHEETKEERLEHLFAVRKTQDKSNGFTAFIPWTFQAENTNINVPPTPAMEYLRILALSRLVLDNIPNIQASWVTMGAQVAQLALYFGANDFGSLMIEENVVAAAGVSFSLSREDIHKTIIAAGFEPRQRYMDYQLV from the coding sequence ATGTCTTTTTTAAACGAAACACCCTCTGTTCTGGCTATTGCCGATAAAATACAAAACAACGAGCGTCTTAACTATAATGACGCTTTAACTTTATATAATGAGGCTTCTTTACACTTATTGGGCGTTTTGGCTCATCAAATCAGAATGAAAAAACACCCGAACAATATCGTTACTTATGTTGCCGACCGCAACATTAACTATTCTAACGTCTGTGTATGTGCTTGTCGTTTTTGTGCGTTTTTTCGTCCGCCTGATCATGAACAAGGTTATGTATTAAGCAAAGAAGAGCTTAAGGAAAAAATCGAAGAAACTATCGCCCTTGGCGGAACTCAAATTTTAATGCAAGGTGGACATCACCCTCACTTGCCTTTAAGTTTCTACGAAGATATGTTAAGTTATATCCGAAACGAGTTTCCTTCTATTCATATCCACGCCTTTTCACCGCCGGAAATATATTTCTTTGCCCAAAAAGAAGGAATTGATACAAAAGAAGTAATAAAACGCTTTATTGGGGCCGGTTTGCACTCAATTCCCGGTGGCGGAGCCGAAATTCTTGTTGATCGTGTTCGCAAACAAGTTTCACCCAATAAATGTCCGGCTCAAGACTGGCTTAATATCATGCTTGAAGCCCATGAACTTGGTCTAAAGACAACAGCCACCATGATGTTTGGACATGAAGAAACCAAAGAAGAACGCCTCGAACATCTTTTTGCCGTCAGAAAAACCCAAGATAAAAGTAACGGTTTTACCGCCTTTATTCCTTGGACTTTTCAAGCCGAAAACACAAATATTAATGTTCCGCCCACACCGGCTATGGAATATTTAAGAATTTTGGCTTTATCGCGTCTTGTTTTGGATAATATTCCAAACATTCAAGCGTCTTGGGTAACAATGGGGGCTCAAGTAGCCCAACTGGCTTTATATTTTGGTGCAAACGACTTTGGTTCTTTAATGATAGAAGAAAATGTTGTTGCCGCCGCCGGGGTTTCTTTTTCACTCTCCAGAGAAGACATTCACAAAACCATTATTGCCGCAGGTTTTGAACCAAGGCAAAGATATATGGATTATCAATTGGTATAA